Part of the Taeniopygia guttata chromosome 30, bTaeGut7.mat, whole genome shotgun sequence genome is shown below.
ggaacatctcctacataggatgtgctgcacagctctttttcttcatgtttttcatctcagcagagttttctctcctgaccatcatgtgctacgaccgctacgtgtccatctgcaaacccctgcactacgggaccctcctgggcagcagagcttgtgcccacatggcagcagctgcctgggccagtgcctttctcaatgctctgctgcacacagccaatacattttccctgcccctgtgccatggcaatgccctgggccagttcttctgtgaaatcccacagatcctcaagatCTCCTGCTCACACATCAAACTCAGGGAATTTGGGCTTATTGTGCTAAGTGCTCTTCTATATTTTGGATGTtatgtgttcattgttttctcctatgtgcagatcttcagagttgtgctgaggatcccctctgagcagggacggcacaaagccttttccacctgcctccctcacccgGCCGTGGTCTCTGTCTTCCTCAGCACTGGCACAGTTGCCTATCTGAATCCCCCCTCGAtatcctccccatccctggatctgtcagtgtcagttctgtactcggtggtgcctccagccctgaaccccctcatctacagcctgaggaaccaggagctcaaggctgcagtgtggacactgatgactggatgctttcaggaacattaaactgctggacaatttctgcaaatcacttgta
Proteins encoded:
- the LOC140680946 gene encoding olfactory receptor 14A16-like — translated: MSNSSSISHFLLLALADTRQLQLLHFCLFLGISLAALLGNGLIISAVACGHHLHTPMFFFLLNLALSDLGSICTTVPKAMHNSLWDTRNISYIGCAAQLFFFMFFISAEFSLLTIMCYDRYVSICKPLHYGTLLGSRACAHMAAAAWASAFLNALLHTANTFSLPLCHGNALGQFFCEIPQILKISCSHIKLREFGLIVLSALLYFGCYVFIVFSYVQIFRVVLRIPSEQGRHKAFSTCLPHPAVVSVFLSTGTVAYLNPPSISSPSLDLSVSVLYSVVPPALNPLIYSLRNQELKAAVWTLMTGCFQEH